The Gemmatimonas phototrophica region GTTCTGCAGGTCGGCGGGGCTGATGCCGGGAATGGCGCTGGCCTGGGCCAGCGTCGCGGGGCGCAGGCGGGCCAGTTTCTGCCGCGCTTCAATGGAGATCGTTCGGATCTCGTCGTATTTGAGCGACGTGGGGAGGGGCAGGGCCCCTTGGGCAGTGAGCCGAGCGGCGCGCGAGCGCTCCTTGTCGAAGTAGCCGGCGTATTTGATCTCCAGCTCGGCGCCAATTACGGCATCCCGTGGGAGATCGGCGCCCACCCCGGCGGCATCAAAGAGCGATTGCAGGGAAATGTCCTGCCGCTTGGTAAGCTCCACCGCCCGCACCGCATGCTGCAGCGGACGGGAGCCGGCGGCCACCAGCAGCGGGTCGGCCACCTCCGGCGTCATGCTGGTGCGTTCGGCCAGGGCGAGCGCATCGCGCACCGCCGAGAGGCGCGAGGCCATGACATCGCGTTCCACGCCGGTGAACAGCCCGGCCTCGTCGGCAATCGGTGCCAATCGCGACAGCGCGTTGTCCTGCCGAACGGTGAGCCGGAATTCGCTGCGGGAGGTAAACAGCCGATACGGCTCATCAACGCCGCGCGTGATGAGGTCATTCACCAGCACGCCGATGTAACTCGTTTCGCGCCCCAGTACGAGTGGCTCACGCGCCTGCGTACACCGCGCGGCGTTGATGCCGGCAATGACGCCCTGACCCGCCGCTTCTTCGTAGCCGGTGGTGCCATTCACCTGCCCGGCGAAATACAGCCCATCAATGGCGCGCGAACCGAGCGACGCATCGAGCTGTGTGGGCGGATAGTAATCGTATTCAATCGCGTAGCCGGCGCGGGTCATGCGCACATGCTCCAACCCCGGCACGGAGCGCAGAATCTCCAACTGCACCGGTGCCGGCAGACTCGTGGAGAGGCCGTTCACATACAGCTCGGTGGTGTCGTGCCCCTCGGGTTCGAGGAAGAGCTGATGTCGTGTCTTGTCGGGAAACTTCACGACCTTGTCTTCGACACTCGGGCAATAGCGCGGCCCGCGTGACGCAATGGCGCCACCGTACATCGCCGACTCATTGATATGATCGGTGATGATCTCTGTGCCCGATTCTTCAAGCCACGTAATCCAGCAGGGCATCTGCACCGGATGACGCGTGGTGCTCTCCGCATGGTGCGAGCGGCGCGGGGTGGTCCAGAAATGCGACCACGAATAATCGAACAGCTCAATCTCGCTGTCCTGTCGCTCCGTCACGTCGTAGCGCACACTCCGCCCGTCGATGCGCGGCGGTGTGCCGGTCTTGAAACGCTCTGTAGTGAGCCCTACGGCGTCGAGCTGTTCACCCAGCAGCACACTGGGCGCTTCACCAGCGCGGCCACCACTGATGCGCGTGCCGGTGCCAATGTGCATGGTGCCACGTCCAAAGGTGCCAGTGGTGAGCACCACCGCACGCGCACCAAAGCGACGCCCTTCGGCGGTTTCCACGCCGGCAATGCGACGGGTACCGGCGGTAGCGCCTTCGTCGAAGAGCAGCCGCGCGACCATCCCCTGCATGGTGAGCAGATTGGGCTGCGCTTCCAGCAACGTGCGCACCGCTCGCCGGTACAATCCGCGATCACATTGCGCGCGCGGCGCCCACACGGCCGGCCCCTTGCCGCGATTGAGCATGCGGAACTGCACACTCGCCAGGTCGGTGGCGCGCGCCATGATACCGCCCAGCGCATCCACCTCGCGCACCACGGTCCCCTTGGCAATGCCGCCAATGGCGGGATTGCAGGAGAGCTGCCCGATCTGTTCAAGCGCGCCGGTAATGAGCGCGACCTTGGCCCCACTGCGGGCGGCCGACACCGCCGCTTCGGTACCCGCATGTCCGCCGCCCACCACGATCACATCGAACGTGGCTTCGAGGGTGGCACTGGTGGGGGAGGGGATGAGGTCAGTCGGCATGCTCAAAAGGTAAAACAAACGATCGCTGTTGCTGCCGATTTCTTTGCGGCCATGCCGCATCGTGCTCCCACGGCTCCACTGCCGCCGGCTATCGCACCGAACCAAATTCCGGCATGCCTCTCACTCTCTCGCACACCGCCCCCACGCTGCTCATCAAGAAGAGCGCGTTTGAACGCGTGGGTCTCACCCGCGCCCAGTTCGACGAGGCGCTCTCGTTGACCGCCGACGAGTTTCGGGTGGAAGCCGGGCTCATTGCCATTGGCCCGCTGGTGGGTGAGGATACGCTCTCCGACCTCATTGCCCAGCTCGAGGAGTTGGGGCTGGCCTACTACGACGACTTCTTCGAGTTCAGCGGCAACTGGCCGGACTGGCTCAAGCTGTTCGTCATGGACGCCGGGGTCTGACGGCCCCAGCGGCGCCCTTTGCGGTGCGCCGCCATCCAGGCATCACTACGGCGGTGCATCCCTTCCCAGCCGCAGTCGGTGCACCAGCTGTAGCGCACGCGAAACCCCAGAAACCGACGCCACCCTTTGCGCTGCACGGCGAGCGTATCGCCGTCGCACACCGGACACTGCGCGCCCTCGGGGAGCATCACCAGATACACCTTGGTGAGTAGCAAGAACATGCTGATCTGCAACGCCGAAATGACGGCGATGAAGATGTAGGCATCGGTCCAGCTCCAGCGTCCGGGCATCGCGCTTCTCCGTTACAGCCGCTGCTCAACCGCAGACCACGGCTCGGCGAACGCCACGCCCTCGTCCACCCGGTCAATCACGACCTCGATGCCCTCGGCGAGTGCGTCCCCGTCGAGGGACCGCACCGGCAACGTGCATTCGTGTCCGTCCAGCTCGTACACCAGCGTGCCCGTTCCATTGGCCTGTGCCTCGTGGGTGATTCGCGCCAGCGTGCCCTGCAACAGATAGCGCGGGTCCATGTCATCGGCGCGCGCGCTGGGAATGGCCCACCGCGCAATAAGGAGCGACTGCAGCGCATAGGCACCACCGCCGGCCACCAGTGCCACCACGAGTGACGCCACCCAGCTGAACCCGGTGTGTCGGTCGAGCAGGTACCCGGTGAGTCCAAAGACCACACCAAACGCGGCGATGCTGGCCAGGTTGAAGAGCGCCGACGGTTCTGACGCCGGGTTGTGCTCACTCCGCCGTTCGTGCGGGGCACCCATGGGTGCCACCGAGCGCTCGGTGCCATGCAGCATGGCATAGACCCCGAGCACTAACCCCGTTACGAAAAACGCCAACGTCACCACTGTCACCGCAGGACTCTCCGACAAAGACACGCCAACGCCACCTGTTACCAGGCTACCTATCGCGCCGCACCCACCTCGTCAAAGCTAGAGCGCTGCACCACGCGGCTCCATCCTTCGACCCAGAAACTCGGCCGCCCGCCACTCGCCATAATACCAGGGCGTGAGCGGACCCGAGTACGACGTGAACCCCACATGGCCGCCGCGAGCCGGGAATTCCATCTCGACGGCGCTATTGCCGGCAAGTTCAGTGCGCACCCGGTCCAGCACCGCCGGCGGAAGAAACGGGTCGTCCACCGCACTGAGCAGCAAGGTGGGGCGCTGAATACGCGAAAGATACGGGAGGGAGCTGGCGCGGGCGTAATAGTCGGCGGCATCCCTGAACCCGTGCAACGGCGCCGTAAAGGCATCGTCGAATTGCCAGAGCGTGCGGGCCTGCCGCACCACCTGCAGCGGGGCCAACTCCGGATGCCGCGAGATCTTGGCCAGCGCCTTGGGGATGAGCGACTTGAGAAAGAACTTCTCGTATACGGCCCCGAACCCCCGCCCGATATACCGCGACGCCTCGGCCAGATCGAACGGGACCGACATGGCCACGGCCCCACGCACCTGCGCCGGGAGTGCATCCCCCTCCTCCCCCAGCATCTTGCAGAGCACGTTGCCCCCCAGGCTCACACCCATGAGCCCCAGCGGAGCATTGGGGAAGGCGGTGACCAGTTGGCGGACCACCCAGAGCGGGTCACTGGTCTCGCCAGAGTGGTAGCTCCGGGGTAGGCGGTTCGGCTCCGAACCACAAGTGCGGAAGAGCAGCAGGTCGGCGGCCCACCCCCGGGACCGGGCCTCGCGGAACATGGCGCGCGCGTAGTGCGAGTGCACACCACCCTCAAGGCCATGAAAGAGGAGGAGCCGAGGACTGTCGGGACCGCGCTGACCGTCGAGCCGAGCCAGCTCCACAAAGTCGCCGTCGGGGGTGTCCCAGCGCTCCGTCCGCACGGGCAGCCGCGGCTCCCGGCGCCCCAGGCGTCCCCACAGCGTGGCGCTGTGCGGGTCGGGGAGCCACCAGGCGGGGCGATATGGACGGGACGAAGGCATCATGCGCACGCAATCTAAGTGTTAGACTTGGCGCACCCGTTCCACAGCCTTCCTCGCGTCCCCCTCCGCGTGCTCAAGAAAATTGTCCGCAACCTGACCTTTCAGGTCATCGTCGCGGTGACCCTCGGTGTCCTCCTCGGCGTCGTCGCCCCGGATTTCGCCAAGTCGCTCAAGCCCATTGGTGACACGTTCATCAATCTCGTGAAGATGGTGATCACGCCGATCATCTTCCTCACCATCGTGCATGGTATTGCCAGCATGGCCGATCTGTCCAAGCTGGGGCGCGTGGGAGGAAAGGCGCTGCTCTACTTCGAGATTGTATCCACCTTTGCGCTGGGCATTGGGCTGGTGGTGGTGAATCTCACGAAGCCGGGCAAAGGACTCGACATCAGTGCGCTCGCCAAGGGGGACGTGAGCAAATATCTCGCGGCCGGCGAAAAGCAGAGCATGCTGGAGTTCTTCCTGCACATCGTGCCCAGCAACGTGGTGGCCGCGTTTGCGAGTGGCGATCTGCTGCCGGTGGTGTTCTTTGCCGTACTTTTTGGTGTAGCGCTCACCGCCGTGGGTGATGCGGGGCGCGACATTGCCGATCTGCTGGTGCGTTTCCAGGCGGTGTTCTTTCGCATCGTGGCCATGGTGATGGTGCTGGCGCCGGTGGGCGCGTTCGGGGCCATGGCGTATACGGTGGGCACCTTCGGTCTCAAGACGCTGCTGCCGCTGGGACGCCTGATGCTCGATGTCTACGTCACGATGGCGCTGTTCATCTTCATTGTGCTCGGCTCCATCTGTCGCGCGTACGGTTTCCGCATCTGGCCGTTTCTGCGCTACATCAAGGAAGAAATTCTGCTGGTGCTGGGCACCTCAAGCAGCGAAGCCGCACTGCCGCGCATGCTGGAAAAGCTGGAGCGCTACGGCTGCGCCAAGCCGGTGGTGGGGCTCGTTATTCCCACCGGGTATTCGTTCAACCTCGATGGCACGAGTATCTACCTCAGCATGGCAGCCATCTTCATTGCGCAGGTGTACGGCATTGATCTGCCCATTGGCGAACAGCTCACGCTCCTGGGCATTCTGATGCTCACCAGCAAGGGCGCGGCAGGTGTAACGGGCTCGGGGTTCATTGTGCTCGCGTCAACACTGGCCGCGACGCGCACCGTTCCCGTGGAAGGGGTGGCGCTGCTGCTGGGCGTGGATCGCTTCATGAGCGAAGCGCGCGCCATTACGAATCTCATTGGCAACGGCGTGGCCACGCTGGTGGTGTCACGCAGTGAAAACGCGTTCGATGATGAGAAGCGCGCGATTGCTGAGGCGGGGATGTAAGGGGCAACAGCTGGGCCGGACAACAGCTGGGCGGGACAACAGCATGACCTACTGCATGACGAACAGCATGACTAACGGCGGGTTACTGCGGGGTGACTGCGGGAGACTAGTGGGTTGGGGCAGTTCCCCCCAAAAGTCATCATCAGCAGTGATCGCTGACTCCCACTCCGTCACCCGCTGTTTGTCATGCAGTAGTCATGCAGTAGGTCATGCTGTTGTCCCGGCCTGCAGTTGTCCCGGTGGCAGTTATGGCCCCGCCGGAAGCCGAGAAGCCCCGCCGCCCGCTACACCGCCCGCTGCACCGTGCACGGATTCCCGAAGGCGAGCATTCCCGCCGGGACATCGCTGGTCACCACGCTGCCGGCGCCAATGACCGCACCTGCGCCAATGGTGACACCGGGCATGATAAGAGAACCGGCGCCAATCCACGCGCCGTCGCCAATCACGATTGGGCTGGCGGTGGTCACATACGGGGACTGTCCGCTGCCAGGGGTCCACTCGGCGGGCAGGCGCTCGGCCGTGGCCACCGGATGCGAGGCGGTGAGCAGCTGCACGCCCGGACCAATCAGGACCTTCTCGCCAATGGTGATGTTGGCCGAGTCGAGCATGACGACGTTCATGTTGATGAACGTGTGCGCTCCGATGGAGATGTGGGCCCCGTAGTCGCAGAAGAACGGCGCCTCAATCCAGACCCCGTCGCCAATGTGCCCCAGCAGGTCCCGCAGCACCTGCAGCCGCGGTACGGTGGCGTTGGAGGGCGTCTGCTCGAACTGCTGCAGCCGAGCCCGGGCCCGGTGGGTGAGCGCCAGCAGCTCCGGATCGCGCGAATTGTACGGCAGTCCGGCACGCATGCGGGTCCGCTCGGTTTCTGGGGCATTGGTCATGTTCTAAATTACCCCGATGCCCCCGGCCGACCTCCTTGTTCAGATATTTGGCACCAAAAAGAGTGCCGATACCCGAAAAGCGCTGCGATTCTTTGCCGAACGCCGCGTGAAAACGCATTTCGTGGACCTCGCCGAGCGTGCCGCCTCGCTGGGTGAGCTGAAGCGGTTCACGCAGAAATTCGGCGTGGAGGCCATTCTCGATCGCGACAGCAAGCGCTTTGCCGACCTCGGGCTGCGCACGGCGCTCTACGGCGAAGAGAAGTGGCTGTCGATCCTGGCCGACGAACCGTTCATGCTGAAGCAGCCGCTGGTACGACTGCAGAACAAGTTGTGCGTGGGTGTTGATGAGAAGCTGTTCAAGGACTGGCTGGCGTAATCAGGCAACACTCATAACCCATGACTCGAACCCATAACCCGGAACTGATCAGTTCCGGGTTTTGCGCTTGAGTCATGCGTTGTGAGTTAGAAAACTCTCGGCGTATAGACCACGCCATCGGGTGTTTCACCGGCCTTGAGTTCACCGACAATTTTGCGTTGGGCCACGTCGATAATGGCAACGGCGCTGCCCGTGCTGAATGACAGAAAGGCGTACGTGCCGTTGGGGGCGAAGATGATGCCCTGCGGTCCTTTGCCGGGGAGCGAGAGGCGCGCGAGTTCCTTGCGCGACGCGCGGTCAATGAAGCGCAGCTCTTCTTTGCGCAGGTCGGGCATGAGTACGAGCTTGCTGTCGGGCGAATAGAGCACACGGTACGGCCAGCCAAAGCCCTCGGCGGCCGTGCTCACGGTGCCGGAGACGCTGTTCACCACACTGATCAGCCCGGTCTGGTTGCTCCCCACCCACACCTCGGCGCCATCGGGGGTCACGTTGATGGCTTCCGGCTGGTTGGGCACGGCAATGGTGCGCAGCGATGTGCCGGCCACGAGATCGAGTTCTGAGACGGTGTTGCTGCCAATGTTGCCTGTCCAGCCGCGGGTACCGCTGGCGGTGATGCCCACCATGTGCGAGCCGTTCTGGTTGGTGGGAATGACCTTGGGAATTTCTCCCGTGGCGACGCGCACCAGCAGCAGGGCCCGGTTGGCTTCGCTGGTGACGGCCACGAGCGAGTCGCCGGGGAGCAGCACGAGACCATGCGGGCGGCGGTATTCGCCGAGCGAGGCCGTGCGCGTCACCTTGCGTCTGGGGACGTCGATGAACGTGAGCGTGCTCCCCGGTGCCGGGCCGGTACCATAATCGGTCACGATGGCGGTGCGCCCGTCTTGCGTGAGCACGATTTCGTGCGGCCCGTTGCCGGTGGGGAGCGTGGCCAGCGTGGCGCCGGTCCCCACATCAATGATGGTGGCCGTGCCCGGCGTCTTGTTGGTCACCACGAGCGTGCCGGTGAGTCCAGCCACCTGCGCGTGCAGGGGAGTGACGATGGCCAGCAGGGCCGTCAGCAAAAAGGCGCGGCGCATGAGAATTTTCCGGTAGGGTGCGGGGGACGGTCTGGCGCGATAAGATCGCGTCATGGCACGATCGCGCTTTTCGGCTACGAACGCCGTCGGACATTCGTTCAGCGGGACGTTTACCGCCACCCTGTTCCGTTATCCTGGCAAGGGCGGCTGGACCTTTGTTGAGGTGCCCGACGAGTTGGCGCCGCCGGTCACGCACGGTTGGGGACGAACCCCGGTCACGGCGTCGATGGGTGGCGTATCATGGGAAACCAGCGTGTGGCGCGGGAAAGATGGTCGGACGCTCCTGGCGCTTCCGAAAAAGGTACGAGGGTCGTTGGGCGAAGGTGATCACGTCACGTGTCGCATTCAGTTTTCCGCGCTGTAACCTATAACTCTTCTGCTCATGCTCTCCCCCATCGTTGCCGGTGTCTGGCGCATGGCCTCCTGGAACTGGACGCCGCAGGAGCGCCTGCGCTGGATTGAGCAGTGTCTCGAACTGGGCGTGACGAGCTTTGATCACGCCGACATCTACGGCGCGTACACCGTGGAGGCGCTCTTTGGCGAGGCGCTGGCGCTGGCGCCGGGGCTGCGGCAGCGGATGCAGCTGGTGACCAAATGCGGCATTCAGCTGCGCGTGCCGGCGCGCCCCGATACGCGCATCAAGCACTACGACACCTCGGCCCAGCACATTGTGCGCAGCGTGGAGAACAGTTTGGCGGCGCTCGGCACCGACCACATTGAACGTCTGCTGCTGCATCGCCCCGATGCCCTCATGGATGCGGATGAAGTGGCCGGCGCGTTCGAGAGGCTGCAGGAGAGCGGCAAGGTGCAGCAGTTTGGCGTGTCGAATTTCAGCGTCGCGCAATTCGAACTGCTTCACGCGCGCTTTCCGCTGGTGACCAACCAGATTGAGTGGCACCCGCTGCACCGGGCGCCGCTGCACGATGGCACGCTCGATCAGGCCCAGCGCATGCGCGCGCATCCCATGATCTGGTCGCCGCTGGCGGGCGGTGCGCTGTTCACCAGCCACGCCGAAGACGCCATGCGCGTGCGCGGGGTGCTTACCAGCATTGGTGCGCAGTATGGCGTGAGTGCGGCGACGGTCGCGTTTGCGTGGATCCTGCGGCATCCCAGCCGGCCGCATCCCATTGCCGGCTCGCGTCGTATTGAGGCGATGCAGGAAGCGGTGGCGGCGGTGGGGGTGCGGCTGGATGCGCAGGAGTGGACGGAGATTCTTTGCGCGGCGACGGGGGAGGAGGTGCCATGAGGGGCCGCCATAGACAGGGAGCAGGGAGCAGGTGGCAGGGGGCAGGAGGCAGGGGCACTGCGGTGATGATGGGGGCGCTTCTTGCTGCGTTTCCGCTGAGCGCGCAGCAGGCGCCGTTGGGAGGATGGCCGCAGCATTCGCGGGCGCGGCCGGCGCCGCCGGTGGTGACGCCCGGGCCACATGTGAGTGTGTTGCCGCCGCGTGATGCGGTGGTGCTCTTTGATGGCGCGTCGCTGAACGCGTGGATGATGAGCGACAGCACGCCGGCCAAGTGGCGCGTGGTGGATGGCGCCTTTGAAGTGACGCCGGGCACGGGCACGCTGGTAACGCGCGCCGCCTTTGGTGATGTGCAGCTGCACATCGAGTTCATGTCCCCCAATCCGTCCAAGGGGCGCGATCAGGACCGCGGCAACAGCGGCGTGTTTTTTGGCGGCGGCCGCTACGAAGTGCAGGTGCTCGATTCGTACAAGAACCCCACGTACGCCGACGGGCAGGCGGCGAGTTTGTACGGGCAGTATCCGCCGCTGGTGAATGCGAGCCGAGTGCCGGGGGAGTGGCAGAGCTACGACATCACGTACAAGCGACCGCGCTTTGCTGCCACCGGCAAGGTGCTGCAGCCCGCGGTGCTTACGGTGGTGCATAACGGCGTGCTGGTGCAGGATCATCGCGCGCTCATTGGCCCTACGGCCAACGGTTCGCGCCCGCCGTACGAAAAGCATGAGGACCGGCTGCCGCTCATGCTGCAGGACCATGATCATCCGGTGCGCTTCCGTAACGTGTGGGTGCGCAACCTGGAGGCGCTGCCACAGGAAACGGTGCAGTACCGCACGCCGCAGGGCGATGTCTTTCGTGCGCTCGGCGAGACGGATGCCGTGGTGAAAGCGCGTGCGGCACTCGGCGGCAACTATCGCAATGTGAGCAACGTGATTGCGCTAGGTGTGGCGCAGTCGGGGGTGCGGCAGTTTCGCGAAGCCATTACCACGTTTACGCGTGGACTGGCGGCGCTACCGGCTACGGGTCGCAACGTGAAAGACGAAGCGATGCTGCTGCGTTGGCGCGGGCATCGCTATCTGTCGGTGCGCGAGTTTGCCAAGGCGGAGGCCGACCTTACGCGCGGGTTGGCGCTGGATGGCACGAACTACGGCATTCTGTTCCACCTTGGTGTGCTGCGGTTTCACGCCGGGCGCTTTGCCGACGCGGCCGCCCTGTTTGCGCGCGCACAGCCCGTGGCGCCGGATGGTGGCGAGCGGGCCGGCAGTACGGACTGGTTGTGGATGTCGCTGGCGCGGGCGGGGCGTGTAGCAGAAGCCAATGCCATGCTGGTCAAACGTATTGATCAGCAGCCTGACCCCAAGCCGGCGCCGCCGGGGTACGCGTACGTCACGCGGCTCAAGCTGTATCGGGGGGAGATCACCCCGGAGCAGCTCATTGGTGACAACGAAGTGGATGACGTGAGCATCTCCACGCTCGCCTATGGCCTGGGCAACTGGTACATGGTGAAGGGCGATACCGTTAACGCGCGGGCCGCGTGGCAGCGTGCGGTGCAGAGCGGTGGCTGGCCGGGCTTTGGCTTCAACGTGGCGGAAGCGGAACTGCGGCGGCTCGGGGCGCGGCGGCGGGCTCGGTAAAGAGCTCGTCGGAGGCACGGAGGGACGGAGTGCGCGGAGAAATGCTAAAGCCATGCTCCGCTCCTCTGCACCTCCCCACCTCCTTCGATCGGGCCCGTACCAGATTGAGGGGGGTGTGGAGCTGAGGAGGTGAAGAGAACCTCTGGCTGTTCTCAGCCCTGCCAATCGCGCGATGTGGCCAGCAGCGTTGCGGGCACGCCAATCACGTAACCCAGCACCAGCAACATCGGCGCCATGATATCGCCGCCGCGCCAGAGATCGACGTAGCCGAGCAGCAGTGTCAGCGCGGTGATGCCACCGGCCACAGCGGTCTGTCTGTCAAGGGCCATGCGGTTACAGCTCCGTGGCCAGTTCGCGCACCTGCACCGGGTCGAGCGTGCAGTCGTTCACCTGAAACGACACGGCAATGGCGTCACGCGGCAGGAGTGCGCGCACGCGCCATTCTGTACTGGAGACGCGGGTGAGGCGCGTGGGCTCGAAGGGCACCACATGCGCTTCGTTGGCCTGTTGGTCGCGCAGGGCGCGTTGCACCTGCACATCGCGCACGTCGCTGCCGCGCACCACGTACTCCACCACCTTCATGGTGTCGAGCAGGCGGCCCTGCATGATGGCGGCGAGTGAGTCGGCGCCGCGCACCGGCACGGCGCTGTCGCCCAGCACGATCGCCGACGGCTGCACACGGGCGGACAGGTCGCGCTGGTCACTCTGGCGCACCGTAGCGGCCAGCATGAGCATGGCGGTGAGGAGCACACCCCCGAGCCCGGTGAGCGAGCCGCGGCGGCGCCAGCGCGAGGCGTGCTGCACCATGGGGGCCGATAGCAGGCGCGGCGTTGGCAAGCCACGGACGGCGTGCATGATGCGCGTGCGGGCTTCGGGGCGCGACGCCACCGGGGCGCGCAGCGCGTCCACGATCCACGTGGGCGGCTGGTCGTGGTGGTCGGGGGAAAAGGCGCCGGGCTTCATGAGGACAGGTGCTCCGTAAGCAGGGTGCGAAGACGTTGGCAGGCGCGCTGAACACGCATCTTGAGCGCGGACACACCCACGCCCGTCAGGGCCGACATCTCTTCGTAGCTCAGTTCTTCGCCGAACCGTAAGACCAGCGCCTCGCGCGCTTCCGCCCCCAGATGGGACATGGCGTGCGCCAACTCGGCGCGGCGGCTCAGCGCATCGTCGTCAGCGCTCACCGACAGATGCTCGGTGTGCAGCTCCGGGTCGAGCGCCACGTAGCGGGCGTTCTTGGTGGCGCGCGTGCGGCACTGGTTCACCAGAATGCGCATGAGCCAGCCGCCAAACTTGTCGCGCTCGTGATAACTGCCCAGATGACGGTAGGCGCGGACGAAGGCGTCCTGCACCACGTCTTCGGCGTCGTCGGAATCGGCCAGCAGATGGGTGGCCACACGCAGACACTGCGCGTGGTACCGGTCAACCAACGCCGCAAAGGCGTCGGTCTGGCCGGCCAGCACCTGGCGGATCAGGAGCGCATCGGGGGGTGAATGAGGATCGGGCACGCCATCCAACCCGGGTTCGGCGGGAATCGTCACATCGGGTTAGACGGGGTTTCGTGCCCGATGGTTGCAGGGGGGCGGCGGGTTGGGTGTGGGCTTGGGTGTGGGTTTGGGTGTGGGTTTGGGTGTGGGCCCCGTCGCGCGACCCCCTCCCACCCCTTGGCGCGTTGCTTCGGGGGCGGTGCCCCCTCAGAGACGCGCGGTCGGGGCGGGAGGGGGCCGCGCGCCGTCAGCCTCGGGCCATCCGCCGCGGTCGTGGTGCCTACGCGATAGGGTGGGCGCGTCGCTGCGCTCGCTTTGGGGTGCGCGCGGGCTGGGGGCAGCGGGGGAACTGATCAGTTCCGGGTTTTGGGTTCGGGTATTGAGTTGCGGGTAGACCGTGGCATTGCCCGAACCCAGAACCCATGACTCAAACCAGGAACTCGAAACTGATCGGTTGGCGCACTCGCCCCGTGAGCCCGGCGCGGCCCCACACCTCCGCCGCGCGTCTCTGAGGGGGTGACGCCGGCAATGCGTGAGCATTGCTCGGCCACCCCCGAAGCAACGCGCGAAGGAGCGTGTGGGGTCGTGCCGGGCGGTCGCGCGCACCGGGCCACCCCCGAAGCAACGCGCGAAGGAGCGTGTGGGGTTGTGCCGGGCGGTCGCGCGCACGGAAACTCAGCACCTCAGCACCTCCGCTGCCAAGGTCGTATACCAG contains the following coding sequences:
- the mnmG gene encoding tRNA uridine-5-carboxymethylaminomethyl(34) synthesis enzyme MnmG, which translates into the protein MPTDLIPSPTSATLEATFDVIVVGGGHAGTEAAVSAARSGAKVALITGALEQIGQLSCNPAIGGIAKGTVVREVDALGGIMARATDLASVQFRMLNRGKGPAVWAPRAQCDRGLYRRAVRTLLEAQPNLLTMQGMVARLLFDEGATAGTRRIAGVETAEGRRFGARAVVLTTGTFGRGTMHIGTGTRISGGRAGEAPSVLLGEQLDAVGLTTERFKTGTPPRIDGRSVRYDVTERQDSEIELFDYSWSHFWTTPRRSHHAESTTRHPVQMPCWITWLEESGTEIITDHINESAMYGGAIASRGPRYCPSVEDKVVKFPDKTRHQLFLEPEGHDTTELYVNGLSTSLPAPVQLEILRSVPGLEHVRMTRAGYAIEYDYYPPTQLDASLGSRAIDGLYFAGQVNGTTGYEEAAGQGVIAGINAARCTQAREPLVLGRETSYIGVLVNDLITRGVDEPYRLFTSRSEFRLTVRQDNALSRLAPIADEAGLFTGVERDVMASRLSAVRDALALAERTSMTPEVADPLLVAAGSRPLQHAVRAVELTKRQDISLQSLFDAAGVGADLPRDAVIGAELEIKYAGYFDKERSRAARLTAQGALPLPTSLKYDEIRTISIEARQKLARLRPATLAQASAIPGISPADLQNLMWEVRRQTTSI
- a CDS encoding YheT family hydrolase, giving the protein MMPSSRPYRPAWWLPDPHSATLWGRLGRREPRLPVRTERWDTPDGDFVELARLDGQRGPDSPRLLLFHGLEGGVHSHYARAMFREARSRGWAADLLLFRTCGSEPNRLPRSYHSGETSDPLWVVRQLVTAFPNAPLGLMGVSLGGNVLCKMLGEEGDALPAQVRGAVAMSVPFDLAEASRYIGRGFGAVYEKFFLKSLIPKALAKISRHPELAPLQVVRQARTLWQFDDAFTAPLHGFRDAADYYARASSLPYLSRIQRPTLLLSAVDDPFLPPAVLDRVRTELAGNSAVEMEFPARGGHVGFTSYSGPLTPWYYGEWRAAEFLGRRMEPRGAAL
- a CDS encoding dicarboxylate/amino acid:cation symporter, coding for MLKKIVRNLTFQVIVAVTLGVLLGVVAPDFAKSLKPIGDTFINLVKMVITPIIFLTIVHGIASMADLSKLGRVGGKALLYFEIVSTFALGIGLVVVNLTKPGKGLDISALAKGDVSKYLAAGEKQSMLEFFLHIVPSNVVAAFASGDLLPVVFFAVLFGVALTAVGDAGRDIADLLVRFQAVFFRIVAMVMVLAPVGAFGAMAYTVGTFGLKTLLPLGRLMLDVYVTMALFIFIVLGSICRAYGFRIWPFLRYIKEEILLVLGTSSSEAALPRMLEKLERYGCAKPVVGLVIPTGYSFNLDGTSIYLSMAAIFIAQVYGIDLPIGEQLTLLGILMLTSKGAAGVTGSGFIVLASTLAATRTVPVEGVALLLGVDRFMSEARAITNLIGNGVATLVVSRSENAFDDEKRAIAEAGM
- a CDS encoding sugar O-acetyltransferase, which codes for MTNAPETERTRMRAGLPYNSRDPELLALTHRARARLQQFEQTPSNATVPRLQVLRDLLGHIGDGVWIEAPFFCDYGAHISIGAHTFINMNVVMLDSANITIGEKVLIGPGVQLLTASHPVATAERLPAEWTPGSGQSPYVTTASPIVIGDGAWIGAGSLIMPGVTIGAGAVIGAGSVVTSDVPAGMLAFGNPCTVQRAV
- a CDS encoding arsenate reductase family protein, producing MPPADLLVQIFGTKKSADTRKALRFFAERRVKTHFVDLAERAASLGELKRFTQKFGVEAILDRDSKRFADLGLRTALYGEEKWLSILADEPFMLKQPLVRLQNKLCVGVDEKLFKDWLA
- a CDS encoding YncE family protein; translation: MRRAFLLTALLAIVTPLHAQVAGLTGTLVVTNKTPGTATIIDVGTGATLATLPTGNGPHEIVLTQDGRTAIVTDYGTGPAPGSTLTFIDVPRRKVTRTASLGEYRRPHGLVLLPGDSLVAVTSEANRALLLVRVATGEIPKVIPTNQNGSHMVGITASGTRGWTGNIGSNTVSELDLVAGTSLRTIAVPNQPEAINVTPDGAEVWVGSNQTGLISVVNSVSGTVSTAAEGFGWPYRVLYSPDSKLVLMPDLRKEELRFIDRASRKELARLSLPGKGPQGIIFAPNGTYAFLSFSTGSAVAIIDVAQRKIVGELKAGETPDGVVYTPRVF
- a CDS encoding DUF1905 domain-containing protein, translated to MARSRFSATNAVGHSFSGTFTATLFRYPGKGGWTFVEVPDELAPPVTHGWGRTPVTASMGGVSWETSVWRGKDGRTLLALPKKVRGSLGEGDHVTCRIQFSAL
- a CDS encoding aldo/keto reductase; this translates as MLSPIVAGVWRMASWNWTPQERLRWIEQCLELGVTSFDHADIYGAYTVEALFGEALALAPGLRQRMQLVTKCGIQLRVPARPDTRIKHYDTSAQHIVRSVENSLAALGTDHIERLLLHRPDALMDADEVAGAFERLQESGKVQQFGVSNFSVAQFELLHARFPLVTNQIEWHPLHRAPLHDGTLDQAQRMRAHPMIWSPLAGGALFTSHAEDAMRVRGVLTSIGAQYGVSAATVAFAWILRHPSRPHPIAGSRRIEAMQEAVAAVGVRLDAQEWTEILCAATGEEVP